The Halomonas sp. 7T genome contains a region encoding:
- a CDS encoding amidohydrolase family protein has product MSTLFVNATVITMDPQLGELSDGQVLIEGDRIVAVGHDLTDHPKANAAEVIDCGGGLLIPGLVNAHMHTWQTGLRGVAANWTLLEYFRHVHRGLAALFTPEDIYIATRMGAVNQLNCGTTTLGDWCHNNPTPDHTDAAVKGLKESGIRALFLHGSPKPDPQPGQPHFSEIPHPRHEIERLLNGELANPEGLVTLGMAILGPHYSTLDVTLQDFALAKEFGLVASMHQGGGEAVAPGAWDEVEARGMLGPDINIVHGQSLDDGQMSRFCASGVTFSIAPENEMTQGHGFPVTGIVRQHGGVVSLGVDLESVLSGDMFSVARAALGMQRSLDNDASRREQGKIPDTSTITTREALGWITLDGAKALGLDDRIGSLTPGKQADLVLLDSNQLNMQPVNDPISTVVMQTSLANVDSVMVAGQFKKRGGRLFMDTHQGIAELAKSGHRIHAELLAREAQSTQEVTQ; this is encoded by the coding sequence ATGAGCACGCTGTTTGTGAACGCCACCGTGATCACCATGGACCCGCAGTTGGGCGAACTGAGCGATGGCCAGGTACTCATCGAGGGTGACCGTATTGTCGCTGTGGGGCATGACTTGACCGATCACCCCAAGGCAAATGCAGCCGAGGTGATCGACTGCGGCGGCGGTCTCCTGATTCCCGGGTTGGTGAACGCCCATATGCATACCTGGCAGACCGGGCTACGCGGCGTTGCCGCCAACTGGACGCTGCTGGAGTATTTTCGCCATGTTCACCGGGGGTTGGCGGCGCTGTTCACGCCAGAGGATATCTACATCGCCACCCGGATGGGCGCGGTTAACCAGTTGAATTGCGGTACCACCACGCTGGGTGATTGGTGCCATAACAACCCAACCCCGGATCACACTGACGCTGCGGTGAAAGGGCTAAAGGAATCGGGCATACGCGCGTTGTTTCTGCATGGCTCGCCAAAACCGGACCCACAACCTGGCCAGCCGCACTTCAGTGAAATTCCCCATCCCCGCCATGAAATAGAGCGCTTACTAAACGGCGAGCTGGCAAACCCAGAAGGGCTCGTCACCTTGGGCATGGCTATTCTTGGCCCTCACTACTCAACCCTAGACGTGACACTGCAAGACTTTGCTTTGGCCAAAGAGTTTGGCCTAGTTGCTTCAATGCACCAGGGCGGCGGAGAGGCCGTGGCCCCCGGTGCCTGGGACGAAGTAGAAGCGCGTGGCATGTTAGGCCCCGATATCAACATTGTGCATGGCCAAAGTTTAGACGATGGCCAAATGTCCCGGTTCTGTGCCAGCGGCGTGACGTTCTCCATTGCCCCTGAAAACGAGATGACCCAGGGCCACGGTTTTCCGGTGACTGGGATCGTTCGTCAGCACGGCGGCGTGGTGTCGTTGGGCGTGGATCTTGAATCAGTGCTCTCTGGGGATATGTTCAGCGTTGCCAGGGCAGCGCTGGGTATGCAGCGCTCGCTGGATAACGACGCCTCGCGCCGTGAGCAGGGCAAGATCCCCGATACCTCCACCATTACCACGCGGGAAGCGCTGGGCTGGATCACCCTCGATGGGGCAAAAGCACTGGGTCTTGATGACCGTATTGGCAGCCTCACGCCGGGTAAACAGGCCGACTTAGTGCTGCTGGATAGCAACCAGCTCAACATGCAGCCAGTGAACGACCCTATCTCCACAGTGGTCATGCAAACCAGCCTGGCCAACGTCGACAGCGTGATGGTAGCCGGGCAGTTCAAAAAACGTGGCGGCCGTCTGTTTATGGATACCCACCAGGGCATCGCTGAGCTGGCCAAATCTGGCCACCGCATTCACGCCGAACTGCTAGCGCGTGAAGCGCAATCAACACAGGAGGTCACCCAATGA
- a CDS encoding maleylacetate reductase → MQPFVYDGLPSRVVFGQGTLAQLRQELEHLGCSRALVLATPQQHEQASHVLALLGDKGVGVYADAVMHTPVEVTKRALKVVKELKVDCTVAIGGGSTIGLGKAIALRTGLPQIAIPTTYAGSEMTPILGETSDGIKTTQRTLDVLPETVIYDVDLTLTLPAVMSGTSGINAIAHAVEALYARDCNPVIALMAEEGIAALARSLPVIANDPTHVEARSDALYGAWLCGTCLGSVGMSLHHKLCHTLGGSFNLPHAETHTIVLPYALAYNAPAVPEAMARIGRALGCDDAAAGLYDLGRAVGAPSALSELGFSVEDVEQATEIATRNPYWNPRDVEAKGIHRLLSDAQSGKRPQADSGGGQ, encoded by the coding sequence ATGCAACCTTTTGTTTATGATGGCCTGCCATCCCGGGTGGTATTTGGCCAAGGTACCCTGGCTCAGCTGAGGCAAGAGCTTGAACATCTCGGCTGCTCCCGCGCCCTGGTGTTAGCCACGCCTCAACAGCACGAGCAGGCAAGCCATGTACTAGCACTGCTGGGCGATAAGGGCGTGGGTGTTTACGCGGATGCCGTGATGCATACACCGGTTGAGGTAACCAAGCGCGCTCTAAAGGTGGTCAAAGAGCTAAAGGTAGACTGCACGGTGGCGATTGGTGGCGGCTCCACCATCGGCTTAGGCAAAGCCATTGCCTTACGCACGGGCTTACCTCAGATCGCGATACCCACCACCTACGCAGGCTCAGAAATGACGCCGATCCTGGGTGAAACAAGCGACGGTATCAAAACCACCCAGCGCACCCTGGACGTACTACCGGAGACGGTCATTTATGACGTTGACCTGACCCTAACGCTGCCTGCGGTGATGTCAGGCACCAGCGGGATTAACGCGATTGCCCATGCGGTAGAGGCGCTGTATGCCCGCGACTGCAATCCGGTGATTGCGCTGATGGCAGAAGAGGGAATTGCGGCGCTGGCGCGAAGCCTACCGGTGATTGCCAACGACCCCACCCACGTTGAAGCACGCTCTGATGCGCTCTACGGCGCTTGGCTGTGCGGCACTTGCCTGGGCTCGGTGGGTATGTCGCTGCACCACAAGCTGTGCCATACCCTGGGTGGCTCTTTCAACCTTCCTCATGCGGAAACGCACACCATTGTGCTGCCGTATGCGCTGGCCTATAACGCGCCAGCGGTGCCGGAAGCGATGGCGCGTATTGGGCGTGCGCTGGGCTGTGACGACGCGGCGGCTGGCCTCTACGACTTGGGGCGTGCCGTCGGGGCCCCTAGCGCACTCTCCGAACTAGGCTTTAGCGTAGAAGATGTGGAGCAAGCCACCGAGATTGCGACCCGCAACCCTTACTGGAACCCACGCGATGTGGAAGCCAAGGGCATCCACCGTTTGCTCAGCGATGCCCAGTCGGGCAAACGGCCGCAGGCAGACAGTGGAGGTGGCCAATGA
- a CDS encoding sugar ABC transporter ATP-binding protein yields MNASSTQSRQPIDAAPILELQGITKRFPGVVALNNVDFDVRPGEVHALLGENGAGKSTLMKVLAGKHQANEGKIILGGQEMAFENPKHAKRAGVVLIHQEQSLVAEMTVAENIFLGSLPRKPFNRVDWRKLREDTNKILERLKCSFQHDDVVGSLSIAKKQMVEIGRALAFTPQVVVFDEPTASLTDHEKPVLYDVINSLCEQGVGIVYISHRMDEIFHLSHRISVLRDGEYTGTVNTADTNEDEITRMMIGRSLELDHASKPTDFGDNMLEVRNLSVKRVFEDVSFNVRKGEIVGMYGLVGAGRSEVAETIFGLRTPSAGEVVLDGDVVNFRNSHDAVVSGVALVPEDRKDQGLILGMNCRDNMTLASLSSVSSLGFMTNAKEREVYDKYHQAMKIKTPSWRQKVGNLSGGNQQKIVIGKWLHTHPKLLILDEPTRGIDVGSKSEIHTLVKDLAKSGYAVLVISSEMPEVLGLSNRIIAMYDGRVTAEFDGDNVSEDALVQAITGMGKQAQAS; encoded by the coding sequence ATGAACGCCTCTTCAACGCAATCACGTCAGCCCATCGATGCAGCACCCATCCTGGAACTTCAAGGCATCACCAAACGATTCCCCGGTGTGGTCGCACTCAATAACGTCGATTTTGACGTTCGCCCCGGCGAGGTGCACGCCTTGCTGGGTGAGAACGGTGCGGGCAAGTCGACCCTGATGAAAGTGCTGGCCGGTAAGCACCAGGCCAACGAAGGCAAGATTATTCTAGGTGGCCAGGAAATGGCCTTCGAGAACCCCAAGCATGCCAAACGCGCGGGGGTCGTACTGATCCATCAGGAGCAGTCGCTGGTCGCTGAAATGACGGTTGCGGAAAATATCTTTCTCGGCAGTTTGCCAAGAAAACCGTTCAACCGCGTTGATTGGCGAAAGCTGCGCGAAGATACCAATAAGATTCTTGAGCGGCTCAAGTGCAGTTTTCAGCATGACGATGTAGTGGGTTCGCTGTCGATTGCCAAAAAACAGATGGTGGAAATTGGCAGGGCGCTTGCCTTTACGCCGCAGGTTGTTGTGTTTGATGAGCCGACGGCATCGCTCACCGACCATGAAAAGCCGGTGCTTTACGACGTAATTAACTCGCTGTGTGAGCAGGGCGTGGGCATTGTTTATATCTCCCACCGCATGGATGAAATTTTCCATCTCTCGCACCGTATCTCAGTCCTGCGAGACGGCGAGTACACCGGCACGGTCAATACCGCCGATACCAACGAAGACGAAATCACGCGGATGATGATCGGCCGCAGTTTAGAGCTTGATCATGCCAGCAAGCCCACTGATTTTGGCGACAACATGCTGGAAGTGCGCAACCTGTCAGTGAAGCGAGTCTTCGAGGATGTCAGCTTTAACGTTCGCAAGGGCGAGATTGTCGGCATGTACGGACTGGTAGGCGCGGGGCGTTCAGAAGTAGCAGAAACCATCTTTGGCCTGCGTACGCCTTCTGCTGGAGAAGTCGTACTCGATGGTGATGTGGTGAACTTTCGCAACTCTCACGATGCGGTGGTAAGCGGCGTTGCGTTAGTCCCTGAAGACCGCAAAGACCAGGGCCTGATTCTGGGGATGAACTGTCGTGACAACATGACATTGGCAAGCCTCTCCAGCGTGTCGTCATTAGGCTTTATGACCAACGCAAAAGAGCGCGAAGTCTATGACAAATATCACCAAGCCATGAAAATCAAAACGCCCAGCTGGCGCCAAAAGGTCGGCAATTTAAGCGGCGGGAATCAGCAAAAGATCGTCATCGGTAAGTGGCTTCATACGCATCCTAAATTGCTCATCCTCGATGAGCCTACCCGAGGTATCGATGTCGGTTCTAAATCCGAAATCCATACCCTCGTCAAAGACTTAGCCAAATCCGGCTACGCCGTGTTGGTGATCTCTTCAGAGATGCCTGAAGTGCTGGGCCTGAGTAACCGCATTATCGCGATGTATGACGGCCGCGTCACCGCGGAGTTTGATGGTGACAATGTCAGTGAGGACGCGTTGGTGCAAGCCATTACCGGTATGGGAAAGCAGGCGCAGGCGAGCTAG
- a CDS encoding ABC transporter permease: MTSIKGFFRGRAKIQPIWVFVIALFIFFSVMSEYFLSFGNISNILVQTSTIGLIALGMTFVMINGNIDLSVGAILGLSASLAVGLQEISMTLAILAALISGILLGAINGFVVWKTGVNAFIVTLGAMLGVRGLIFLYTGEQSFFAMNFAFADFGTSTIGPVPVLAIIFLVCALIMHLVLTRTSHGRNTFAVGGNPEASIDAGIRLGRHMMINFIIVGFFSALAGVLLASQMGAATPNLGRDYELWVITAVVLGGTKLTGGYGSIVGTLGGVLAIGILRNGMNLMQVPAFYVLVILGAILISVLIIDKKLNAPSAKEVRI; encoded by the coding sequence ATGACATCGATTAAAGGGTTCTTCCGTGGTAGAGCGAAAATACAGCCGATCTGGGTATTTGTTATCGCTCTCTTTATTTTCTTTAGCGTTATGTCGGAGTACTTCCTGTCATTTGGGAATATCAGCAACATTCTGGTACAGACCTCAACGATAGGCCTGATTGCCCTGGGCATGACCTTTGTGATGATTAACGGCAACATTGATTTGTCGGTGGGCGCAATACTGGGGCTATCCGCTTCTTTAGCAGTAGGCTTGCAGGAAATTAGCATGACGCTGGCGATTCTCGCCGCATTGATCTCGGGTATTTTGCTGGGCGCCATCAATGGCTTTGTTGTTTGGAAAACCGGTGTTAACGCGTTCATCGTAACGCTAGGGGCCATGTTGGGTGTGCGTGGCCTGATCTTTCTATACACCGGTGAGCAGTCTTTCTTCGCCATGAACTTTGCGTTCGCCGACTTCGGCACGAGCACTATCGGGCCGGTTCCCGTTTTGGCAATCATCTTTCTGGTGTGCGCGCTGATCATGCATCTGGTGCTGACGCGAACCAGCCATGGCCGCAATACGTTTGCCGTAGGCGGCAACCCTGAAGCATCGATTGATGCTGGCATCCGCTTAGGCCGCCATATGATGATTAACTTTATTATCGTGGGCTTCTTCTCTGCGTTAGCAGGCGTGCTGCTTGCCAGCCAAATGGGGGCCGCAACGCCCAACCTGGGTCGTGACTACGAGCTTTGGGTGATCACGGCGGTGGTTTTAGGAGGCACGAAGTTGACCGGTGGCTACGGCAGTATTGTTGGCACTCTCGGCGGCGTGCTGGCCATCGGTATTCTGCGTAACGGCATGAATTTGATGCAGGTGCCCGCTTTTTACGTACTCGTTATTCTCGGCGCGATTCTCATCTCTGTGCTGATCATTGATAAGAAGCTTAATGCACCCTCGGCTAAGGAGGTGCGGATATGA
- a CDS encoding ABC transporter permease translates to MASTEQTKVGVPLGRLSKAGVLSFLSAQGILIFFLIGMFVFSFFSEQFLSQSNIMTVVRQASIIGIIAVGVTVVIIGGNLDLSVGSMLSFSTVLVVDLHDKIGPTNAILLMFALTLMIGAVNGFLIGFLRLNSLIVTLAMLSAIQGFVLIYSGGQNVDIANQENTWFAFFGRGFVGGIAVPVLMFGLLAILIQVVMSYTGYGRRIFAVGGNPMAAVYSGIRKNWCVFSTYLISAFCVACAALVLGSRVMGSQNNVGQGYELLVLAGIILGGTSLLGGAGSIWKTVIGVLILGFIQNGLLLMGYPYYIQWIVTWVIIILAVWLDLANKRKRLFTTHS, encoded by the coding sequence ATGGCTTCCACAGAACAAACAAAGGTTGGAGTGCCGTTAGGAAGGCTTAGCAAAGCAGGTGTGCTGAGTTTTTTATCGGCTCAGGGAATTCTCATTTTTTTCCTGATTGGCATGTTCGTTTTTTCGTTTTTTTCTGAGCAGTTCCTCTCTCAGTCAAACATTATGACCGTTGTCCGCCAGGCATCCATTATTGGCATTATCGCGGTGGGTGTCACCGTGGTCATTATTGGCGGCAACCTAGACCTTTCCGTCGGCTCCATGCTGTCGTTCTCGACAGTCCTTGTGGTTGATCTACATGACAAAATTGGGCCCACTAACGCCATTCTGTTGATGTTCGCGCTGACCTTGATGATTGGTGCCGTCAACGGGTTTTTGATTGGTTTTCTACGACTCAACTCGTTGATTGTGACGTTGGCCATGCTGTCAGCCATACAAGGGTTTGTGCTGATTTATAGCGGCGGCCAGAACGTCGATATTGCCAATCAAGAGAACACCTGGTTCGCCTTCTTCGGCCGTGGGTTTGTGGGGGGTATTGCGGTCCCGGTTCTGATGTTTGGACTGCTCGCTATCTTGATTCAAGTAGTCATGTCTTACACCGGATATGGGCGTCGTATCTTTGCCGTGGGCGGTAATCCAATGGCGGCCGTTTATTCGGGTATTCGTAAAAACTGGTGCGTGTTCAGCACCTATCTAATTTCTGCTTTCTGCGTCGCATGCGCCGCCCTGGTGCTTGGCTCGCGGGTAATGGGCTCGCAAAACAATGTAGGGCAGGGGTACGAGCTACTGGTGTTGGCCGGCATCATCCTTGGCGGAACGAGCTTGCTGGGCGGTGCAGGTAGTATCTGGAAAACGGTGATTGGCGTGTTGATTCTGGGCTTTATCCAAAATGGCCTGCTGTTGATGGGTTATCCCTACTACATCCAGTGGATCGTGACCTGGGTAATTATCATTCTGGCCGTATGGCTGGATCTCGCCAACAAGCGCAAGCGCTTGTTTACGACCCACTCGTAA